In the genome of Kitasatospora cathayae, one region contains:
- a CDS encoding NAD-dependent epimerase/dehydratase family protein, protein MRLLLLGGTKFVGRAVAEEALARGWEVTALNRGTQPAPEGVRVLRGDRTADDGLAALGTGEWDAVVDTWSWAPAAVRDSARQLFGRVGHYAYVSSRSVYDYPLRAGADETAPVVPSSPDLTGEVPYAEAKRGAELALEEEYGGSALLVRAGLILGPYENIGRLPWWLNRIARGGPVLAPGPRDLALQYIDGRDLAAWTLDAVAARLSGPYNVVSPAGHTTMGGLLEACVRTTGSDAELRWTDPERIVAAGVQPWTELPIWLAPGELYDFLHGASVGRAVGAGLRCRPVAETVEDTWAWLRSIGGDAPQRADRPNVGLDPAREAELLKG, encoded by the coding sequence ATGAGACTGCTGCTGCTGGGTGGAACGAAGTTCGTCGGGCGGGCCGTCGCCGAGGAGGCGCTGGCCAGGGGCTGGGAGGTGACGGCCCTCAACCGCGGTACCCAGCCCGCGCCCGAGGGCGTGCGGGTACTGCGGGGCGACCGCACCGCCGACGACGGCCTCGCCGCGCTGGGCACGGGCGAGTGGGACGCGGTGGTGGACACCTGGTCCTGGGCCCCGGCGGCGGTGCGCGACAGCGCCCGGCAGCTGTTCGGCCGGGTCGGCCACTACGCGTACGTCTCCAGCCGGTCGGTCTACGACTACCCGCTGCGCGCCGGGGCGGACGAGACAGCCCCGGTGGTGCCCTCCTCCCCGGACCTCACCGGCGAGGTGCCCTACGCCGAGGCCAAGCGCGGCGCCGAGCTGGCCCTGGAGGAGGAGTACGGCGGGAGCGCCCTGCTGGTCCGCGCCGGGCTGATCCTCGGCCCGTACGAGAACATCGGCCGACTGCCCTGGTGGCTGAACCGGATCGCCCGCGGCGGCCCGGTGCTCGCCCCCGGCCCGCGTGATCTGGCGCTGCAGTACATCGACGGCCGTGACCTCGCCGCCTGGACCCTGGACGCGGTGGCGGCCCGGCTCAGCGGCCCGTACAACGTGGTCAGCCCGGCCGGCCACACCACCATGGGCGGACTGCTGGAGGCCTGCGTCCGGACCACCGGCTCGGACGCCGAACTGCGCTGGACCGACCCGGAGCGGATCGTCGCGGCGGGCGTGCAGCCGTGGACGGAGCTGCCGATCTGGCTGGCGCCCGGCGAGCTGTACGACTTCCTGCACGGAGCCTCGGTCGGCCGCGCGGTCGGTGCCGGGCTGCGCTGCCGCCCGGTCGCCGAGACGGTCGAGGACACCTGGGCCTGGCTGCGCTCGATCG